The sequence gcccgacttttgagttaattttttgacttttgaccttaagcttagcattttcttatgggattgattcatttagctcgtgttgattgtatcgaattgtttatggctaaaTTCGAGGCAAGGGTATCGCAGAGTAGCGGATTTGATctacttgaggtaagtaatggttataaatctggtcctgagggtatgaaaccccagacatcgtgtcgtatgactatttgggaggtgacgcacatactaggtggcAGGCATGTGGCcatgcaccgtagaaattgtgacttgatccgtcccgtaAGACTGTGGAATTAATACACGTTCCCTCTATTTTCATAGAAATTACCTGTatttcatgttagaaattatgtttaggccttatgtgtGCACTGTTGAGACCTGCGAGATCGTGTACTTGCTAAATTAGCTGCTAATTATTGTTTTATGCTCAGCCATaacttttcttgcttattatgcctACGTCTCTTATTGTTTATTGTTGATACATGATATTACTTCTGTTGGGttgtttatatgatttctaagagcccgtgagactggagagattggtgattgagtgaggccgggggcctaattgtgaggacaTTGAGACTATAGCACGTGTGTTTTTCGTGCAGATTCTGATATTGagactatagcacgtgagttgtacgtgcaGCATGTGTGTTGTCTGTGcggattctgatattgatactatagcatgtgaattgtccgtgcagcacgtgagttgtccgtgcgaattataacgcttgggctgaaggagcccttcagGAGTCttcatacccccagtgagcgcaggtacctattgagtgtgatcattgagggctgagagccgagtgattgagctgctgagatgagctgagtgactgtATCTTGAGAGACTGTACTCACTTTCCATTGTTGTTGCTATCAGTTATTTTATATACCTGTTATGTAACTCTCTGAAAGACTTGTTCTCTGGTACTTAGGCACGAACTGATTTGGTTTAAACTGctgaatttgaaagcatgtttatTTCTTGATGAAGTTTACTAAAATAaactgtatttgcatagctcgtcactgTTTCTCAGTTCCtcatttatttctgttacttacggagttggaagtactcacgttactccctgcaccttgtgtgcagatccaggtactttcggtCCTAGTGGCAGTCGTTGACCGAGGTTGCAGGCTTTGGAGATTGTTGAGGTATCTGCAtgacgttcgcagaccttgacccTCCTCCATTCTAGTTGTGTTTCAGTTGTATTCAGTAAACATTGTAGTAAACTATGCTATTTCTCTAGAcactcatgtactctgtgacaccctggttttgggttGGTTGTATCGTACTATGGATTTTGCCTTATGTTTTAAACAGTTTATTTAAACGATGAAGTTTCTCCGCAAATGTTTTAAATTTTAGTATTGTGGTTTTGGATTTcgttgagttgaggctggcctagtttcacgataggcgccgtCGTTGAGTTTTGGGTCAGTGACAAGGATTAGTCATATCTATAGTCAAGGATGCATAAAAAGGCAATCTAGGTTATATCTTTGAATTAGTCATATCTATAGTCAAGGATGCATAAAAAGGCAATCTAGGTTATCCCAAAAATTGACTTGGTGAAAGATCAGTTGCTTTTCATTTTCTTATCATGATTATACTTTATTTTATGTTCTTAGAATAATAATGGAGAAGTAAGCCGAGCTGAGTCTTATGGGACAAGAATGCtccaatatttttatttcttaattATGTCTTTAACATTTTAAAAGACGAAAATAGAAAACTTATCAATCAAGCATAACTTCCTCTATTCGTTTTATATGATAATATTATTATATCTAAGATGTTGATGGCGAAGCCAGAAATTCCGCGAAGGGTGCTCAAAATTTAATATAcacatataaaaataatatttttacctaTTTACACAATAGAATTTCTATATACGCAATATAATTTTTCGATGAAGGGTGTTCGGTTGACCATCTTTCAATTTATATAGCTACGCCGTTAGAGTTGATAGTTCCTTTTACTATTAACGGGCAAACATTTCTATaagattttaaatatatatataaatataaatttgtGATTCATAATACTTTAATACTGCCTTTAAATACGTACATTTTTGTTTAAAAAACAAAAGAGTAcgttaatatttatttaaaaagaaTATTAAAAGCATGTACAAAGTATTGTGTGTATGTGGATATATATCAGCGGGAATATAGTTAGTGGTTTTGAACTAGACATGCAGAACTTCTTGGTCTGGACCACTTTACCTTTCTTAGTAGGCTTATTCGGTGCGAAACTAAATTAATTGGATCAATCAGTTTTGAGTTCCAAATGATTTTAAACTCTCTCCATTTTAGTttatgtaaaaaaataaaaaataaaaatcgctTTTCGAAATTCAAACTATATAAATATTGACCAAGTTTGAAAtacatttttttattatattgacATGACAAGAATTGCATCTTATAGtaatttttgtatagtttttGAATAAACtatattttaactttaaaatattgAGTTAATCTAATTTAATTTAGTTTCAAAGTTAGTCAAATTAACTTTCGAAAAGCAAAAAGGTTCACATAAACTAGGAGCTCGTTTGGCCAtgaaaatttttgacttttttcgtaaatttttcattatttttcaaaatcagtgtttggccataaaattttcaattttcacttgaaaatgaattttgaaatttttcgaaaatttaattccaaaaagctattttgaaaaaaaaaaaatcactcagATCacacacaaaaattcaaaaataacctaaaattatattcatgtccaaacataactctaatttttaaatatcatttttacttggaaaaagtttttacttttttttaatttttacaattcttatgtccaaacgctcaCTAGAACTGAGAGAGTAGATaatattagaaaataaaattGGAGAAAATAAAAGGGAATTCTGTAACGCTTATGCAATAGTATCTCTTTTGTTGGCGACTAAGATTGTCGACGGAGACTGACGGCGGTGACGCCCAAAGGCCTTTTTATTAAACAGAAATGATCATAGTCAACGCtgacttcagtcaaagtctgtgAAATTTAACGCGGTTTTGTAACAGTCACAATTGCATGCAATGTAAGCAGACAATTTTTTTCACATATCCTACATATTGCAAATACACCACTCTAGGGTTTCTTTTTTTCCACCCATGTTTGGTAGACGGCTCGATTAATTTGAATTCACGTCGAAAAAATTTATTTTAGGAGAGGAAAAGTACAATTTAATAAAAACGAATTTGCTTTCAAGGCTAAAAATCAAACTTTTAATTAATGATAATGGGGTACTTATCACCACCAAAGGATGTGGTTCAATAGATAGGGTTGTTCTTCCATTAACCAGAGGTCTTGGGTTTGAGTCCTGGGTATGATAAAATCCTTGTTAGAGAACGCATCCCCCGAATGGGGCCCTACGCGGTgcgaatccggatatagtcgggTTCTAATGCGCGTACCGAACATCATGCGGGAAACAAGGGAAAAAAAGATAATGGGATACTAGAATTCAAGATTTTAGCTCTATGGGGTTAATAGTTAAGTTCTTTAGCATTGAatcataatatttaaaaattatgagttcatatttataatttttataatcttaatggattttttatgtaaatttatGTTACGTTTGAGATACTGAATTCAGACAAACCCGCTACTCGAAAGCTGCATTCGCCCGTCGTACTTACGGTCTCCACAACCTTTGGTGGTACAAACTCTAGGAAGCCGAGATTTTGTTTTGCTTTTTCCTCCCTTTTTTTAATGATAATTATAATGTCACGGTACGTCACAAAAtcaacattttttttcttcttcccgatGACTTGACAAgacgaaattcaaaaatagccagatttacaattggtcgttcaaaaatagcccaatttcaaaagtaatcgaaatttagccattttttatataaatataaatctgagcaaaaacactattcaaaacccgaaaaatatgccagtatattatactgaagccagcaaagtataccggtccaacataatatgctggagttcatacacaggtgcactgaacttcagtatattatgttggaccggtctctgttacagcaaaatagtggctatttttcattgacttggtaaacgctggctatttttgaatgaccagtccgaaaactggttataccgtgctatttttacgttTTTTTCCTATAAGGGTTTTAGAAAAAATGACATTCTATAGCCGCTTTTGAAATAatagccgtatatatatatatatatataaaaattgtaCAAATTTCATACACTTTTTCGGCTGGAGAGTGTAAATAGTTTTTGGCACAGACTAAAAGTGGGGGGAAAAACCTAAGTTTTAGTTTAcagctttatttttattttttttcgtatTAAATCAACCGGGTATATAGATAAGAATAAACCTAAGTCCACTTGTATTAGATGTACATGCACGAGACATCTTCCCCACCCCTTAAAAATTAAAAGATAGAGAAATATACGAGAAAATGACGAAAGTTTCTGCTTACTAAttattcaaataataaaaatattgtatCTAGTcaaaatgtaattatataatcATATATATTTCAAACCCAAAAATCAATTTTGACCACAAatttttattgtttactttttatgtAATGGACACGACTCATGCCTGAGATATGAATTGTTTGCAGATGTATTACTAATGTAAGTTCAACTTTATTCGgtgggtgtttggacataagaattgtaaaattaataaataaataaataaataaataagtaaaaattgtatttgaaaattagagttgtgtttggacatgaataaaattttgggttgtttttaaatttttgtgagtgatctgagtgaaaattctTAAAAATATTGTCGTAATCGTAAATGTTCCTTAAAATGTTTCTTAAAAATTCTTTAAAATTAGAGTTTTAAATTTTTTCactagatgttggaaatttgaaaaaatattgtcGTAATCGTGAATGTTCCTTAAAATGTAATAATCAATTCAATATTGATAGTTTGGATTTATTTTTTGAACTAAAAATGTTaggaaaatagtacaattagaagacaACTGTTTAATTAATACACTTagtcaaataaaaagatttaattcttTTCCAAATGCCTAAATTGTGGAATAACACTAATATCTTATGTTACCGTCGCTTCAACGAAAAGAAGTTTTCTAAAttcaaattgataaaatcttacctaaaaACAACAATGGCACAAGAAAGATTAAATGGGTTAGTtatattataagaaaattattaataactttgtataTGAAAAAAGCTAAAATATGGActtcaaatacataattaaaaaaattaaaaagttaaggctcctcataaagtttggctttaggccccaaAATTCACCGGGCCGCTCCTGGTAACATTATGGGTAGTTATACTAAAAACTAAAACATAAGGTTAGATGAAGCTTATTTTTAATAGTAGAGGGGTATTTTTAACTCTTTTTCGTTAAATATGACAATATTTTATTGAACCAAGTGTAatgatttctttttaaaatttgacTTGTTTTGTCTCTTTTTAAAATGTTCTTAGAGGAATCTGTCAATATGAAAAGTATGAATATGAGAAGTGAAGAAAGAAATGAATATGAGAAGTGAAGAAAGAAGGAATTGGTGAAATTTTAACtctaaattaaaatttaacagaCATTAACACATTTTTATCTCTGATATATTAAGATATGCAATACAGCAATACCAGCTACTGATATAAGAAAATTGCAAGCTTGATAACAGCAGATACTATAACCTAATATATGTACAAAGAGTTAAATAAGATAGCCAGGGACATCAATACAGGCCATATCCCAATAGGGGGCCTATTTTGGCCTATCGATACTAAGATTTCCCAGCATGCAGGGAAGAAATACATAACAAAAGccaaaagttcaaaatccttCAGCATATAGCACTAGCTTCCACAAGCCATACACTCATCACGGTTACTCAAAGAGCACACCATCTGGGCCATTTTAGTGTCGTCATCAACTGCAGTCTCTGGCTTTTCCTGCATTTGAGATTTGATGATGAGAGAGTAAAACAAGATGTAATGGTTTGATGATGAGAGAGTTTGCAAGATGTAATGGTTACTACCTTCAGCATGGAAGTGTCAACTGTGAATTTGATAGCATCAGCTGCAGCGCGTGATCTTAGATAGTACATTCCTGTTTTCAGACCCTGTAACAAGTTGAGAGTTCCAAGTTACCTTAGTAACCTGTGTAAACAAAATCCTACGAGACCAGCTTCACATATGAATTTCCAGCCTAGACAGACAAGGTCTACCAGGAAAATATTAGGACATGCCAACTAAGATATTTGAAATATATCACCACTTGACATTAGATAAATCAGATACGCACTGATGCCatatacaaatgataattcaCAATAATCTTACAACTGAAGCAACAAAGTGATACTAGAAATGGAAAGCATACCCTGGACCAAGCATGAAAATGCAGGGATGTAAGCTTTCCAAAATTGGGTTGGTCCATATGGATGTTGAGACTCTGACTCTGGTCAATATAACATCCACGATCAACAGCCATATCAACCAAAGTCCGTTGCTTGATTTCCCAAACAGTCCTAACATCAAAAAGTAGGTTAAACATGGAATTTGAAGTAAAATGAACATGCAAACAGAAAAAAAACAAGCAACATTAAGGAATACATACTTGTATATGAGTTTAAGGTCCTGTGGAATTTCCGGGATTTTCTGCACAGAACCATCATCGTAAATTATCCTATTCTTGAGAGTAGGAGACCAAAGCCCCATCTCAGTCAAGTCATGAAGAAGATGCTTGTTCACCACAACAAATTCACCACTGAAAAAGAACAACCAGTAGTTAAAATCTGAAGACATCAAAATTAATTCAGTTAGAATTGAGCTAAAGGATCAGGCAGCAAAAGTAACCTTAGAACTCTTCTACTGTAGATATTGGATGTATATGGCTCAAAGCATTCATTGTTTCCAAGGATTTGGCTGGTTGAAGCAGTGGGCATTGGAGCTACAAGAAGTGAATTTCTTACACCATTCTTTGCAATCATTTCACGGAGAACACCCCAATCCCATCGATCTGATGGTGTTACTCCCCACATGTCTGGCTGGAGAATACCCTGAAGAGAATAGTTCAATCTTAATTGAGTACAATGTTAAATCAGTAAGAAATAGATAATATTAAATCAAACACAAAATCTGACAAATCATTAAACTTTTGGCTTCATAATAGCACATTCTATTTTGCTATAATTTTCTAATTATATTTTGACTTGGATGACATCTTCAAATTTAACAGCAGAATCGCATTTTCTTTATCAAGAAGGGTTGATGATAGCCTAGCTCAATTTTCAGAAGTCCTGGACAACCAAACAAGTCATCGATGTAGTAAACCATCAGCTAAAGCAAAAGCTTCAATATATACCTTGCTTACAGGACTTCCTGCATATGTCTCATATGGACCTTCCTTGGCAGCTAATTCAGAAGAGGCTTTTAAAGCATGGTAGTATATCGTCTCAAATATGTCTTTGTTTAGCTGCTGAGCCTATACATAGAGAAAATATAAAGATCAGCACCATTGAACcaattaaacaataaaagctTATTTACCAAAAACAATAAAAGCTGGATGCCGGGTGGCTTACCTCTGGTGAATCAAATGACATGCCAAGCAATATGAATGTGTCTGCAAGACCCTGGACCCCAAGTCCAATAGGTCGATGTCGTAAATTAGACCTTTTTGCAGTTTCAACAGGGTAGTAGTTGACATCAATAATTTTATTCAGGTTTGTAGTAACCAATGCAGTGACCTGTCTCACATGTAAAATTGAACAAGATAAAGATGGATATTCAAGATAAATAACTCAAGACATATCAGAAGCACAAAACTGATTTGATGGAAAAAATCTAACCTCTGCCAGTTTGTCAAAATCAAAGTATCGGTTTTTAGATCCTCTGCTCCCAACAAGCTTAGATGGTTGTGATTCACTTGGGACCTCCTGAAAGTTATACAGGAAAATTCTATAATAACAGGAGAAATAAACTTAGAAGCAAGTGATGTTTAAGTGCATGGCAATTGTAACTACCTTCTCTCTAACATATCGTGGAAGAGCAATTGATGCAAGATTACACACGGCAGTTTCAGTAGGACTTGTGTACTCAATAATTTCAGTACACAAGTTAGAAGACTTGATAGTGCCAAGATTCTGCTGGTTGCTTTTTCTATTACAAGAATCCTGTGATAACAGGCAGAAAAATGGATTTAAAAAAGAATTCAATGTATccaataaaacaaaaataagacaAACAATATTAAAGTCACCTTATACAACATATATGGGGTCCCAGTTTCTATCTGAGACTTCAAGATCTCAAACCAGAGATTTTGTGCTTGCACAACCTTCTTCGCCTTACCCTGAATTGACAAAATGGAATCATTTAAGATCATGTATCCATATGCTGGCAAGAATCACTTAGTCCAAGCTTGGCAAGCAATTAATCATAATAGTAGATTTGTTTTTACCTCTCTTTCATACTTTGAATACAGCTTCTCAAAATCTTCACCCCAACAATCTGCCAATCCAGGAGCCTCACTTGGACAAAATAAAGACCATTGCCCGTTGCTTTGGACTCTTTCCATAAAAAGATCAGGCACCCAAAGAGCATAGAAAAGATCTCGGGCCCGATGTTCTTCCTGCAGAGAGAGAAATTGTGTCAATTAAGCAATGACAAGCCCTATGATATGAAAGGATTACACAAATCCTAGAGGAAAAAACAGTTTGATTAAGCAGATAACATTTTAGTCCTATGAGACTAATCCTGGGAATGATTATATCAAGGATAGCAACTGCACCTTTCCATGGTTCTTCCTCAAATCCAGAAATTCAAATATATCAGAATGCCAGGGCTCAAGATAAACAGCAAATGCACCTATGCAAGATATAAAATTTGTCAGAACAAATCAAAAGAAGGCCTTAGCCTGTTATATAACTATATCTAATAGAGACACAGCAGCCCAGGCATACCCTTTCTTTTGCCACCTCCTTGGTCAACATATCGAGCAGTGTCATTAAACACGCGTAGCATCGGAACAATTCCATTTGATGTCCCATTAGTTCCACGAATATAACTCCCAGTACCACGAATAT is a genomic window of Nicotiana tabacum cultivar K326 chromosome 16, ASM71507v2, whole genome shotgun sequence containing:
- the LOC107770366 gene encoding ribonucleoside-diphosphate reductase large subunit, which codes for MYVWKRDGRQEAVHFDKITARLKKLSYGLSPEHCDPVLVSQKVCAGVYKGVTTSQLDELAAETAAALTANHPDYASLAARIAVSNLHKNTKKSFSETVKDMYNHISERSGLKAPLISDEVYVIIMKNAARLDSEIIYDRDFDYDYFGFKTLERSYLLKINGNVVERPQHMLMRVSVGIHKDDIESAIKTYHLMSQRWFTHASPTLFNAGTPRPQLSSCFLVCMKEDSIEGIYDTLKECAVISKSAGGIGVSVHNIRGTGSYIRGTNGTSNGIVPMLRVFNDTARYVDQGGGKRKGAFAVYLEPWHSDIFEFLDLRKNHGKEEHRARDLFYALWVPDLFMERVQSNGQWSLFCPSEAPGLADCWGEDFEKLYSKYEREGKAKKVVQAQNLWFEILKSQIETGTPYMLYKDSCNRKSNQQNLGTIKSSNLCTEIIEYTSPTETAVCNLASIALPRYVREKEVPSESQPSKLVGSRGSKNRYFDFDKLAEVTALVTTNLNKIIDVNYYPVETAKRSNLRHRPIGLGVQGLADTFILLGMSFDSPEAQQLNKDIFETIYYHALKASSELAAKEGPYETYAGSPVSKGILQPDMWGVTPSDRWDWGVLREMIAKNGVRNSLLVAPMPTASTSQILGNNECFEPYTSNIYSRRVLSGEFVVVNKHLLHDLTEMGLWSPTLKNRIIYDDGSVQKIPEIPQDLKLIYKTVWEIKQRTLVDMAVDRGCYIDQSQSLNIHMDQPNFGKLTSLHFHAWSRGLKTGMYYLRSRAAADAIKFTVDTSMLKEKPETAVDDDTKMAQMVCSLSNRDECMACGS